The following is a genomic window from Spirochaeta cellobiosiphila DSM 17781.
CTATGCCTATGATTCCTTGAATGATCATGATAAATGTCTTGCTTGTTTAAATAAAGCCTTGGCCATAGATCCTCATTATGCTCCGATCTATATCCAAATGGGGTTCGTTCAGGACAAATATGGTCACTATCAGGAAGCTTATGATGCTATTCGAAAAGGTTTAGAGGTTGATGCTGACCAAGTTAACTATAGTGGTGATGAAAGGGAATACTTACGGGAATGTATGAAAGATTGGGAGAACAAGATCCACCATGAGGAACAGGTCAAGCTGTATCACTCGATGGTGGAACGGTTCGAACAAGCTGATTATACCGGGGTTATTTCCTGTTTCGAAGCGATTAGTGATCCCTATTATCAACAGGCCATGTTAACAGTTGAAGCTCATATCCATTTAGGAGCCTGGAAGGCCGCTTTCCGCCTGCTAAAGGAATGGGAAGAGTCAGGTAAAGGGAACAGTCAATGGCATTTCCTTATAGCCCAGGTCTATGAAGGTGAAGGATTGGATGCCAATGCTGTTGAATCTAGGCAAAAGGCCTTTGAGCTTAAAGAAAAGGAAGACAGTTATATACAAGTTCTGGAGTCTGATGACAATATCAGCCTCTGCTTTTATATTGAAAAAGACAAAATCATGGCTATTGGTAAAAAAATGGGTGAAATCAATGACCAGGCTTATATGAATGGGTATAACTGGGAAGCTTTCTTTAGGTATTACCTGGTAAAAGTGGATAAGGATTTAGCAGATAACATAGAGCATGATCCGGAAGCTGGTATGTATGCTGCTTATTTTACTCCTGATGAGAATGGTCAAAATCGTGCTAAACGTTTTGAGGCGATTATTACCGATTTGATTGAGAATGAAAACAAACTTTTCACTTTAATAGAAGTGGATGGTGACAAGATTGAATGGGATTAAAGTTCTTAGTATTTGAGTAACTTAGTCTTTCCAAACTATCTACCATAGAGTATAAGTTTCTTTATGAAAAACAAACAGAAACTTATACTCAGCATTCTTATTATAGAAGTGATCTCTCTTGGTGTGGCTCTACCATTACTAGGGGCCAGTCATTTAGCATTATGGGCCTTGATTAACGCCATTCCTCTCATCTGTATAAGTATATTTTATTATGTCTTTCTCTTCCGCCCTATGGATAAAGGGACAGCCCCTTCAGGATTTAAATCTTCAAATAAACTCTTTACCAAGATAAGTCAGGGATCAGAATCGTATGATAGCTTCAGACAGGATGTTAGACAAGCCACCCAACAGAATTATCAGGTAGGTGAGGCCCTTAGCATTAATACATTATCTTCCTTGGAGTTGGTTAAGGATATTACCGGCCAAATTGACTTGATGGAAGATGGGGTTAAAAACCTTGATGAAAATGTTACCCAGAACACCCAAGCTGTTAAAGATATCTTTAAAGCTATTCAAGAATTAGCCAGTCAGTTAGAACAGCAAAGCAAATCTCTTGAATCCTCTTCCTCAGCTGTAGAGGAAATGACCTCCTCATCGGATAATATTGCGCGTATCACAAAAAGCCGTAAGGATTTAACAGATTCTCTGGTTGATTTAACGAGAACAGGTGAACAAAGGTTAAATGAAACCATTCGCTTTGTAAAAGATATAGCTGGACAAACAGGGGATATATTACAGATGACTTCTGTGATTAATGATTTGGCTAGCAGAACGAATTTGCTGGCCATTAATGCTTCCATCGAGGCTGCCCATGCTGGAGAATCAGGTAAGGGATTTGGTGTTGTAGCTAATGAGATTCGTTCCCTGGCTATCAACTCAGCTCAGAATGCCAATAACATAACAGAAGTTCTTGAAGATATAGCTGATCGTATTAAGAATGCGGAAGACTCCAGTAGTCAAACTCTTAATACTTTTAAAGAGATCTCTGACAAAACCAGAGAAGTGGCCGCAGGCCTTAATGAAGTATCTGCAGGAATGGAAGAGCTGGTTGTCGGAGAAAGGGAAATTCTCAATTCTACTTCGGAACTCCTTAATTCTAGCAATACTATCAATTCTGTTAGTAGAGATATAAAGACTCAAACAGGGACTATAGAACAGACTATGGAAACGTTAAACCAAATATCTCATTCAACGAGTAGTCGTTTTAGGCAAGTCGTCCAAAGCACGGAAAAACTCAACAACCTATTTATGCAATTCTCTACTTATGTCAGTCAGAACTTGATTAATATGGATGATCTTGTTCGTAAGTATGGCAGAGGCAAGGTCCTTAAAGGCCAGGGGGCCGTAGATATTGGAATCAAATGGTCCACTACCTTATCTGTTCTGAATAATATAATTGATGAACAGCATCAAGGTTTATTCGATACTCTTAATAAATTCCTTAAGGGAATGTTAGAGGGAATGACGAAGGACCGGTTAGAAAAAGTAATAAGCGATCTAGGGGATTATGTGGTAAAACACTTCAATGATGAAGAGGATTTTCTTAAGAAGAATCACTACCCTGATCTACAGAAACACCATGAAATACACCAGCAGTATATTAAGAGAATGAATGAACTTATCCAAGAATTCCGTAATGATGGAGCTTCTCCTTCTTTAGCCGCAAAGGTTCAAAAGGACATTGGCTTAGGTCTTATCAGGCATATCTATCATGTTGATATGCGATATAAGGAATATTTTGTGGAACAAGGGATCTTTTCAGACCCCCATTAGGGTAAATATCTTGATTGATTCTTTATGGCTTCCCCCGAGAGGGAAGCCATCAGTTATTATTTGTAAAATCTACCAATTAACTTCTTGAAGTCTTCTGGATCCTGAATCCAGGGTAAGTGGCCGGCATTACTGAATTCATAATATTCCCCATTGGCAAGGCGTTCAATATTATCTTTTCTTGTCTTTCCATAGATGTCATAGGCTCCGTAAGTAATCATAAAAGGGATAGTCATGTTGATTATCTTTTGAACAATATCGTTGTAGTTTAGTTTCAACACTTCTTTTCTCGTTTTATTAATAGCTGCACTCCGAACTCCTTTTAGCCATTCCGTATCGACTTCAGGAGCTTCGCTAGGTTTTTTAAAATAATTTTTCCATACTTGGGCAAAAACCCGTTGGTAAGAACTATTATGTCCTAATGCTCCAAACAAAGAGTTCAAACCCAAGCGCAGCCATTCTATATTAGAGCACTGGCTTCTATTATGCTCCATTACTTCCCTTTCCATAAGCTGCCATATTGTACCTGTTCCAGAGGATGGACTGCATTGGAACAAGCTTTTTACACGTTTTGGTCGGGAGGATGTATAGATTAGTGCTAATAAACCTCCCCAGGAATGGCCAAAAACATGAACTTTATCCACGTTTAGAAAGTCGATAACAGCATCAATATCGCTTATATAATCCTTCATAGAATATTGATTGTTAATGGCTTTAGATTGGCCCACTCCTCTTTGATCAAATCGTACAGTCTTAAATTGGGGGGTGAGCATACGAGATACTTCTTCAAGATAATCAGGGACACCGGGGCCTCCATGCAGTAATAAGATGACTTCTGTACTATCTCCTTCAACAGTCATGGCCAGTTTTGATGTTGTTGTTTCTAACGTAAATTTATCGATGGTCATTAAGTTCTCCTACGAAGTATAACAACCTATATAGTAATAAAGATCACAAAAAAAATCATATTAATAATTTATTCCGGCTCTCACCACATTCTCTGCAGAATCAGCATGGCAGGGGGTAACCCCATATACTTGTCCACAGTCACAATGCGACTCAAAGGTTCTCATGATAAAGGATTGGCCGCAATGAGAACATTCCAGTACCAGGGGAATGGGTAAGTTTTGATCTGAGAAGCCCATCATTCTGATTTTATCAATGACCTGTGATCCTTCTTTAAATTGTCCTGTACATCCTTCATGCATTGTTCTAACTCCTTATTGTAATGTGTCACCAAGTCTGAGCTTGTGTCTTAATGTATTTAATCTTCTATCTATATCCTCCAATTCATCCAGGAGGGTTCTTTCTTCTGTTGTTGTGTTTATAACCTTATGGATACCACCATTTTTAATAACTATCCTTCTGTCCCCCAACAGGGCCAATACGGGATCATGGGTAGCCATTAGGATTATCTTGTCCTTTTTGATGAGAAGTTCTAGAGCTTTCTTCCTGTCAATGCCTGCATTCTCGATCTCATCGATAAGGATGACAGGAGATTGGCTTAAGATCGCCGTATCAGCGATCATAAGAGCTCGACTCTGACCTCCACTCAGGCTTGTAATTGGTGTATTAAGGGTAAAGGGTTCACCTGCCAGGGCTATCGCTTGTTCCCATATGTCTTGAACGACCTTATCCAGATCGTTTACAAGACGGCTTTCTCCATGGAGGCGCAGGAACTCTTCTACACTCATGTCCATAACAAAGTTCATATTTTGGGATAGTTGGGCCACCAGTTTATTGGATAGGGAGAAGCGCCATTTACTGTCAGGTATCTCCCCATTTATCATGATGCGTCTGGAAGTTGGTGTATCCCCCTGGGCTACCCATTCTATATCTCCCAGCAATCGGCTTTTACCAGAACCTGTAGGCCCTACCAAACAGGTAACTTCACCAGCTTTGAGTACTAATTTTTCAAAGGTTTCTGTCTCGCCTGCTTTATTTGTTCCGGGATAAATCGTTATGGATTGTACTTCTTCTTGATCTTCCTTAAGAAAAGATTCCATTTCCTGTAGGAAGTTGTGGAGCTTTTCCATAGTAGTAGGGGCGTCATGTCCTGATTGTTGAATTAGATCTTCCAGTATTAGGTTGTCATTGTCCTCTATACTAATGTCATGTTCTAGAAAGAAACTATCTATATAAGGATAGCGATCACGAATATCTACTAGTTTGGTCTTGTCTATCATTGGTTTGACTCCAGTTTGATTTTACGAACATTGCCCATTTGATAGGATTCGCCTATTCGGGTTTCTCCTAGACAGTAGGAACAGAGGGCACTGGGCATGCTAAAGCGTAACTTGTAGCCCTTTAGACTTGTGAGGGATTCCTTTTGGGAATAGAGAAGGGTGCCTAATTCATAACATCCCTGACCAGTTAAGCCATTTACATTAAGAATAATGGCTTTGGGATTAACCACCTGAACCCGGGCGGCAAAGACTTCCCTTTCTGCCTGGCTCACGATATCTCCCTTTGTGATGACAACAATATCCGCTGTCTTTAGCATGGGGCCTATCTTTTTAGGTGTGTTGATTCCACTTAGGTTGTCAATAACACAAATTGCTTTGATATCCTTTATATAGGGTGAGCATCGATTACAGAGTCCAGCAGATTCACTGACTAGAAGATCGTACTGTCCTTCAAGTCCCCAGTTAACTACATCTTCTATGTTGCTAATGAAGTAATGGTCTGGACAGAGAGAGCCTGATAAGCCTTTTCGTACGGGAATTCCTGCTTTCTGATAGAGAAGATCATCATCTGTATACAAACAATCGAATTTTACCACACCCGGTTTGATACCTTGCTTCTGGAGAGTTTCCAAGGTTTTGAGGATAACCGATGTTTTTCCCGAAGATGGGGGACCTGAGAAGGTGACAAGGTTCATGAGGCCCTCCCTGATGTCTTATTGAAATGTTCTGTACATAGTTCTATGGTTTCTGTCAAATCGTGGTCATAGATAAAATCCCATCCTACCCATTGAAATCCTTTTCCTTCTGGGATTTTGTTATCCACATGAGGATTCACGACAGGAAAATACCCTCGGTCTCTCATCAGTCTACCAACTTCTTCACTTTCAAAATACCTGATTATCTCCTTGAGCTTTGCTTCTTTCTTTCTTTTTCCAGCCACAAATATGGGGCTCAGAATCGCACCATCCTCAGGCCAAATCATTTCAAGAGCTGTACCGGGGAGTATCATCTTTGTGAAGAACCAGGGGAGTACTGTAACAGCCGGCTTCTCTGAGTGATTATTCTTAACCATTTGGGCTGGATGTAGAGAGGACAGTAGATTCCTTCCTAAAGCTTCAATACTTTGAGTCCCTTTCTTATGGTAGAGTGTAAGAATAACAGCATTAAATAGGTCAAGATCTTCAATGGGAAGACTAATCGAACCTGTAAATTCTTCAGATAGGAGTTCATCCCATGTACGGGGGGCTTTTCTATCTCCTAATTGCTGATGATCAACTAAGAATACTGCAGGGACACCGGCTATAATAGAGTAATTACCTCTAGAATCCTTTAAGTCCAATTCGTCAAAACAGGAGTTGAATTGCTTGAGGGAACTCATATCTTTAAAGGTCTTCTGGTCACGAAAACGACCTATGAGATCCTTATCGAAGAATAACTCAAATCCAGCAGAAATAAATAGATCGGGAATATCCTTTTCTTCCTGGGCTAGTTTGACTTCCTCTTCTAACCAGTTGATCCCTCCTGAGGCGGATTGGAGCCTATAGCTAATCTTTTCCTGAGTCTTTGATCCATATTCTTTAACGAAGGTTTCGAATCCTTCTATCAAAGGGATTTTGACTGGACAAGGGAGGACGCCTGCTACTTCCAGGGAAGCTTTTTTTGATGGGGATTGGTATATTTCTTTTTCATCTGAATTCTGTTTGATGACTTCATTTAGAAGTTCTGAGAAGACTTGTACATTCTTATTCTTCATCTTCATCGCTGCTTCAAAGCTTAATCGCGAGCCTAAGCTTTCGAGTTTGGAAGCCTCTTTAAATTGGGGATATCCATTGGCAATGAAGATATCTAAGGTCATAGGATACTGGCTTATGATCTGATGTACCGAATCGGTAATGCTAAAATATTCATTATTCATAGCCCTATCCTAGGGGAATTCCTATTTAGATTCTGTAACCAATGTTACGAAATAAGACTTTTTTTATATATATTTTTACGAAAACACTCTCTTAATTTGTGGGATTGATAAGTCCTGTTTGTGTAGAATCAAAGAATAGCCAAAACACTGTATTCGGGCTATGATATGACCTTACGGAGTGTTTATGCGATTAATTACTATTTCTGGTTTTGTTATTGTTTTATTGATGATTAGCGGGATGACTTTATTCGGCGATGATCATGATATAAGTTATAACACAGTTATTGTTACTGACCCATTATCCACTTTGTTATTAGGAACAGAAGAGAAAATTTTATATCTACCCATAAGTATCGAACACAGAATTATGAGTTCCGTATCTCTTCAGGCTGATTTTGCCTATATAAATACGCCAGAATTGCAGAAAGATGGGGGGAGTTATATTATAGATCTTATGGATGGAACAGAATCAAGTCATTATTTTAATTGGGGGACAGGTTTTAATTTGTACCCTTTAAGTCTTGATTTAGATGGTCTATCAGTTGGATTACGCTATTATGGTAAACTTATCTATAATAAAGATTTTACTAAACAGAGATATGTCAGTAATGGTGCCATTACTACAGGTTTTAATTTTGTTCTTGATAATGGTTTAACCTGGCGGGTGAGAGGTGGATGGCCCTTCATTGGAGACGGTGATATAAAATTCCTGGAATTAGGTTTGGGATATGCCATCGGAGTGAAGAAAGAAATCTGATTATGAAGAGCTTTATTTCTGTACTATTTATTATATGTATCCTTCCCCATTACTTATGGTCTGAAATAGTTGTGACAATTCAGAACGATAGTGATCGTCCTGTTCATGGTTTCTATGTTGATAAAGTGGTTGATAACCGTGATCATTCCCTACTGGGAGAGATTGATAACGGGCCTCTGTATAAGAAGGAAGACATATATCTGGATACAGATCTCAATCAGAGCCTAGGTTCTTATTTTAATTCTAATAGTGCCTATTTATATCCCATTACTATTTCTGTCAGGGAACTTAAAGTTAAGCTGATAAAACAAAATAGTCATTATCTTATCACCGGGGATATCATGATAGACTTTTTTAAGGATGGTTCTAAGTTATACACTTATTATACTCTTATAGAAAATGATACGTATAATGATGTAAAGATTGAGGTCTCTCAAATTATTAAAACTCTTCTTGATTTGAGTACAGAACAGCTTATAGCAAGTGAAAGCAGTCATTCAAATCAATATACTGATAGTGATTCCTCCCAATGGAAGCCTAAAACTCAAGACAAAAGCCTTATTATCCTCATAAATCCAGTAGCCACTTTCGTATTAGCATATGATGAGGCTGTTCATTACTTTCCTTTATTATTTGAAAAAAAACTCAATAAACGGATCGCTGTAAAATTCGGCTTGTCTTATTTTGATATTCCTGAAGATAGCCCTTCTTCGAGTGGGACCTTTTATGATGATTCTGATATTGGGACAAGATTTCTTGAATATGAAACTGGCTTATTGTTCTATCCTCTTACTAATTATCTCGAAGGCCTGGGACTAGGTTTTAACTATCGTGGTCAGTTCTCTTGGAATGGGGAGTATGACTCTGATGGATTCTTAACTGTTGATTATCATTTTACCTTTAGCAACAACATTACCGTTGGATCTCATGGTGATCTCTCTATTCTTGATGAGGGAAAAGCCATCTTCAGGGGTATCTATATTGGATATTCTTTTAATTAATTTTTTGCATTACAGATTCTGGCCCATTATCCTTTAAAGCATGATTGATATTAAGTTGATGATCGTAGAGGATGACGCCATTCTTCGATTGCACTTGGATCGGATTCTGGGCCGTGAAGTCAAGGAAGTGACAAGCTATCCCAAACCCTCTGAGGCCTTAACGGCTATAAATGATAACACTCCGGACCTAATAATTACAGATATTAAAATGCCCGGCATGGATGGCCTGTCCATGGTGCAGGTTATTAGAGAGACCTTTGGTGATATTCCTGTAATTGTGGCTTCTGCTTTTAGCCATCAGGATTATTTTTTAAGAGCTATTCGGGCCAAGGTAGATCATTTTATAATCAAACCTATTGATGTAGAAGTTCTTTTGGAATACATCAAGGAGATCTCCAACGAATTGGTGGTTAAACGCGAACGGGATGAACAAAAGAACCTATTAACTCAATACAAAAAGATTGTTGATAATAATTCCCTTGTGCTTATATCTAATAAGGATGGTGAAGTTGTTTATGTGAATAAGCAGTTTAGTAATTTAACTGGCTACTCGTATCAAGAATGGGTTAGTCAGAAGTCTGTCTTACCCCAAAGTCTCCTAGAAGATGAATTATTATATAAGGATCTGATAGCTCATATTCGTAAAGGTCAAATATGGAAGGGGATTCTTAAGGGTGCTACTAAGGATCATAATCCATTCTATGTAGATACCACCATATCTCCTTTACTAACCCCTGAAGAAGAAATAAACGAATATCTGGTTCTCATGTATGATGTTACAGAGCTAATCAATAGTCGAACAAGTTTGGAACGCAGTATTGTAACTGATACTTTGACAGGATTATCCAATCGGATTGAATTACAAAGGGATCTTGAAAAAAAAGAAGTATCTACTGTGATGCTTTTAAATGTCGATCGTTTTAAAAGTATTAATATTCTCTTTGGTATCCATTTTGGAGATAGCGTTTTACGTTATCTGGCTAATGCTATTAGTTCTGTTTCTACACAAGAGCATGTTGAGGTCTATCGTATTGCAGCGGATGAGTTTGTTCTTGTCAAAGAAGGAGATGACCAAGAGGGGATGGTTAGGGTTGCTACCCTCCTTAAGAAATATACAGAATCCCATCCTTTTTCTAAGGGGCAAGTGAGTTTTGAAGTAGATTTTAGCTTGGTCTATATGGTGTATAACAAAAAATATACACATCCTATTGAATCCATGCAAAATATTATGGAATCAGTAAAAAAGAGCCACAAATACTTGCAGTTCTACGATTATGAGCAGAATGCAGAGCGAAAGCATAGAGAAAACTTTCTCTGGACCCAAAAGATTAAGGAAGCCTTGCTGGATGATAGGATCAAAGTCTTCTTTCAACCCATATGTGATTTGAAAACAGGACAGATTCACAAATATGAGTCTCTTATTCGCATGATAGATAAAGATGGTCAAATCATTGCTCCCCAATCCTTTCTTCCTGCTGCCAAGATGTCGCGGTATTACAAGGATCTAACTTATAGAGTTATATCCTTAGCTTGTGCCACTTTTGCTGCCCGTGATGATACGTTTTCCATTAATTTGTCTATAGAGGATTTGCTTGATAAAGAGACCCTTCAATATCTGATTGATGCAGTCCACAAATATCACCTTCAAGATCGACTGATCGTGGAGATTCTTGAGTCAGAAGGGATAGATAACTTTGAGTTTATACAGAAAGTTCTTCTTTCTTTAAGTGCTGAAGGAATCCAAATCGCTATCGATGATTTTGGAAGAGGTTATTCCAACTTTTCCTATCTTGTTAACTTACCCATAAAGTATCTTAAAATTGATGGTTCTCTTATTAGTAATATAGTAGAGGACTATAGTGCCATGATTATAGTTCAATCAATCAGTATGTTTGCCAAGCAATTAGGGTTAACAACCATTGCTGAGTATGTATCTGATGATAAAATATTGGAAACCGTCAAACGTTTGAATATTGATTTTGCTCAAGGTTATGGTATATCTCCTCCTAAACCTGAGCTGTTGGCTCATTCTTTGTAGGAGTATTGGATGCGTAAGGTATATGCCCTCCTATTGATTATTGGCTTCATAGTATCAGTCATTTGTTTTTATTTGTTTGCTGTCTATAATTATCGATCGGGTATGAATAACATGCTTGGTGATATTGAGCAACAACATCAATTCATCAAAAAAGAGATAGAATTCCTCAAAGAAAAAGAGTCTAGTCTTATTAATATGTTGGCTTCTGATGAATATGTTCTAAGTGTTCTGGACAAGGGGACTACAGATTTTACAAGACATTTGTTTCTGGATTTGGTTCATAGCCAGGTTGAAATTATGCAACTAAGGCTTTTGTCTTCTAAAGGGATGGAGATTATTCGTGTTGACCGCCTTCGTAATGGTGACATTAAGATCATTCCTAATAATGAGCTCCAGAATAAATCCAACCGCTATTATTTCTTAGATTTTATGAATTTACCTCCTAATGTAACGGGATATTCCCCTTTAGACCTGAATGTGGAGCAGGGGATGATTGAATATCCTTTTAATCCGACTTTGAGAGTAGGTACCAGAATACAATCAACAGGAGGAAGGGAAGGGGTTATTGTTGTCAATCTATACATGGAAGAATGGATTAAACGTTTAACAAGCCTTCCTTCCTTTAAGTTTTATCTCTTGGATAAAGAGGGCTTTTATTTGATTCACCCCCAGTTAGATAAATCATGGTCACGATACAGACAAAAACAGTTTACTGCAGAGGAATATTGGAATCTTCCCCATTTGATGGAAACATTGCAGGATAATAAAGAATTAGTTTGGGTCAATAAGCATTTGGCTGGTATTCCTATAGATATTTTAAATCATAGATATTATGCCGTATATGAACTAGATAGAAATTACCTATCTTTGTTGTTTCGAAGTTTGGCTGAGTTTGCCTTTATTACTGTTCTCACCCTTATTCTTATTCTTGGACCTATTATTTTGATCCTTGTTAATACTTATCATCGACTTATATCGGAGCAGAAAGGACGTCAGGAAGATAGTATTATCATGCTCAAATCAAAGTTAGAAGCTCAGGGGGAAATGTTAGGAGCTATTGCTCATCAATGGCGTCAACCTCTTAATTCTATTGGGTTAATTATTCAGGATTTGTTTTCGGCCTATAGACATAACAGTCTGGGGCCTGATTTATTTATCACATCGAAAAAGGAAATCTTTGAACAACTTAATTTCCTGTCTGAGACTATTGATACGTTCCGTAATTTTTTCACTAAAGACATCTCTGTTCGTAAGGTAAACCTTTATGTACTGATTAATGAAATCCTTCATTTGTATCAGCCCCAACTAAAAGCCCGAGAAATAGAAACCAATGTTATTGTTCAAGGTTTGGCAGAAGATGTGGAATGGGAGAATAATCCTAATTTGGAGGTAATGACATTACCAGCAGATATAAAACAAATTGTCCTCATCTTTTTGTCCAATTCAAGAGATGCCATAAGTTCTATAAAAAGTGCCGATGAAAAACAGAGTTGCATTAATATTGAAATTAAAGTCAGTAACAGTTCTAGTTCTATAGCTTTCATCGATTGGGCTGGGGGCATTCCTGATTCTATAAAGGACAGGATCTTTGAACCTTATTTTACATCGAGAGAAATGGGTACCGGTCTTGGTTTATTTATCGCTCTAACCATGACCAAAAATAGATTAAAAGGCTCTCTGATTTATGAGAGCTTTGAAGATTCGGGATATAGGGGATCTAAATTTATTTTAGAAATTCCCAAGAATACCGAGTTAATTGATTAAGGCCTAACTCAATAAGTCTTTGACAAGATTATCCTTCCTACGCCATTTAGGATTCACTTTTACTCTTAAGTCCATATGGATACGTTGGGTAAATATTTTTCCCAGGGATTTTTGGCTGGATTGACGTATTTCCTTAATTTGTTTACCCCCTTTTCCTACAACAATACCTTTTTGGGATTCTTTTTCT
Proteins encoded in this region:
- a CDS encoding bacteriohemerythrin, which codes for MKNKQKLILSILIIEVISLGVALPLLGASHLALWALINAIPLICISIFYYVFLFRPMDKGTAPSGFKSSNKLFTKISQGSESYDSFRQDVRQATQQNYQVGEALSINTLSSLELVKDITGQIDLMEDGVKNLDENVTQNTQAVKDIFKAIQELASQLEQQSKSLESSSSAVEEMTSSSDNIARITKSRKDLTDSLVDLTRTGEQRLNETIRFVKDIAGQTGDILQMTSVINDLASRTNLLAINASIEAAHAGESGKGFGVVANEIRSLAINSAQNANNITEVLEDIADRIKNAEDSSSQTLNTFKEISDKTREVAAGLNEVSAGMEELVVGEREILNSTSELLNSSNTINSVSRDIKTQTGTIEQTMETLNQISHSTSSRFRQVVQSTEKLNNLFMQFSTYVSQNLINMDDLVRKYGRGKVLKGQGAVDIGIKWSTTLSVLNNIIDEQHQGLFDTLNKFLKGMLEGMTKDRLEKVISDLGDYVVKHFNDEEDFLKKNHYPDLQKHHEIHQQYIKRMNELIQEFRNDGASPSLAAKVQKDIGLGLIRHIYHVDMRYKEYFVEQGIFSDPH
- a CDS encoding alpha/beta fold hydrolase, producing MTIDKFTLETTTSKLAMTVEGDSTEVILLLHGGPGVPDYLEEVSRMLTPQFKTVRFDQRGVGQSKAINNQYSMKDYISDIDAVIDFLNVDKVHVFGHSWGGLLALIYTSSRPKRVKSLFQCSPSSGTGTIWQLMEREVMEHNRSQCSNIEWLRLGLNSLFGALGHNSSYQRVFAQVWKNYFKKPSEAPEVDTEWLKGVRSAAINKTRKEVLKLNYNDIVQKIINMTIPFMITYGAYDIYGKTRKDNIERLANGEYYEFSNAGHLPWIQDPEDFKKLIGRFYK
- a CDS encoding ATP-binding cassette domain-containing protein — translated: MIDKTKLVDIRDRYPYIDSFFLEHDISIEDNDNLILEDLIQQSGHDAPTTMEKLHNFLQEMESFLKEDQEEVQSITIYPGTNKAGETETFEKLVLKAGEVTCLVGPTGSGKSRLLGDIEWVAQGDTPTSRRIMINGEIPDSKWRFSLSNKLVAQLSQNMNFVMDMSVEEFLRLHGESRLVNDLDKVVQDIWEQAIALAGEPFTLNTPITSLSGGQSRALMIADTAILSQSPVILIDEIENAGIDRKKALELLIKKDKIILMATHDPVLALLGDRRIVIKNGGIHKVINTTTEERTLLDELEDIDRRLNTLRHKLRLGDTLQ
- a CDS encoding GTP-binding protein is translated as MNLVTFSGPPSSGKTSVILKTLETLQKQGIKPGVVKFDCLYTDDDLLYQKAGIPVRKGLSGSLCPDHYFISNIEDVVNWGLEGQYDLLVSESAGLCNRCSPYIKDIKAICVIDNLSGINTPKKIGPMLKTADIVVITKGDIVSQAEREVFAARVQVVNPKAIILNVNGLTGQGCYELGTLLYSQKESLTSLKGYKLRFSMPSALCSYCLGETRIGESYQMGNVRKIKLESNQ
- a CDS encoding ABC transporter substrate-binding protein produces the protein MNNEYFSITDSVHQIISQYPMTLDIFIANGYPQFKEASKLESLGSRLSFEAAMKMKNKNVQVFSELLNEVIKQNSDEKEIYQSPSKKASLEVAGVLPCPVKIPLIEGFETFVKEYGSKTQEKISYRLQSASGGINWLEEEVKLAQEEKDIPDLFISAGFELFFDKDLIGRFRDQKTFKDMSSLKQFNSCFDELDLKDSRGNYSIIAGVPAVFLVDHQQLGDRKAPRTWDELLSEEFTGSISLPIEDLDLFNAVILTLYHKKGTQSIEALGRNLLSSLHPAQMVKNNHSEKPAVTVLPWFFTKMILPGTALEMIWPEDGAILSPIFVAGKRKKEAKLKEIIRYFESEEVGRLMRDRGYFPVVNPHVDNKIPEGKGFQWVGWDFIYDHDLTETIELCTEHFNKTSGRAS
- a CDS encoding EAL domain-containing response regulator produces the protein MIDIKLMIVEDDAILRLHLDRILGREVKEVTSYPKPSEALTAINDNTPDLIITDIKMPGMDGLSMVQVIRETFGDIPVIVASAFSHQDYFLRAIRAKVDHFIIKPIDVEVLLEYIKEISNELVVKRERDEQKNLLTQYKKIVDNNSLVLISNKDGEVVYVNKQFSNLTGYSYQEWVSQKSVLPQSLLEDELLYKDLIAHIRKGQIWKGILKGATKDHNPFYVDTTISPLLTPEEEINEYLVLMYDVTELINSRTSLERSIVTDTLTGLSNRIELQRDLEKKEVSTVMLLNVDRFKSINILFGIHFGDSVLRYLANAISSVSTQEHVEVYRIAADEFVLVKEGDDQEGMVRVATLLKKYTESHPFSKGQVSFEVDFSLVYMVYNKKYTHPIESMQNIMESVKKSHKYLQFYDYEQNAERKHRENFLWTQKIKEALLDDRIKVFFQPICDLKTGQIHKYESLIRMIDKDGQIIAPQSFLPAAKMSRYYKDLTYRVISLACATFAARDDTFSINLSIEDLLDKETLQYLIDAVHKYHLQDRLIVEILESEGIDNFEFIQKVLLSLSAEGIQIAIDDFGRGYSNFSYLVNLPIKYLKIDGSLISNIVEDYSAMIIVQSISMFAKQLGLTTIAEYVSDDKILETVKRLNIDFAQGYGISPPKPELLAHSL
- a CDS encoding sensor histidine kinase, producing the protein MRKVYALLLIIGFIVSVICFYLFAVYNYRSGMNNMLGDIEQQHQFIKKEIEFLKEKESSLINMLASDEYVLSVLDKGTTDFTRHLFLDLVHSQVEIMQLRLLSSKGMEIIRVDRLRNGDIKIIPNNELQNKSNRYYFLDFMNLPPNVTGYSPLDLNVEQGMIEYPFNPTLRVGTRIQSTGGREGVIVVNLYMEEWIKRLTSLPSFKFYLLDKEGFYLIHPQLDKSWSRYRQKQFTAEEYWNLPHLMETLQDNKELVWVNKHLAGIPIDILNHRYYAVYELDRNYLSLLFRSLAEFAFITVLTLILILGPIILILVNTYHRLISEQKGRQEDSIIMLKSKLEAQGEMLGAIAHQWRQPLNSIGLIIQDLFSAYRHNSLGPDLFITSKKEIFEQLNFLSETIDTFRNFFTKDISVRKVNLYVLINEILHLYQPQLKAREIETNVIVQGLAEDVEWENNPNLEVMTLPADIKQIVLIFLSNSRDAISSIKSADEKQSCINIEIKVSNSSSSIAFIDWAGGIPDSIKDRIFEPYFTSREMGTGLGLFIALTMTKNRLKGSLIYESFEDSGYRGSKFILEIPKNTELID